TCACAGACTGATCGGGTGGCCGTAGCCGTTCCAGAATCCGCAGTGCAGACCGTTGAGGAAAAGCCTGCGGTATTCGTCAGGACCACTGAGGGATTTGACACTCGCACGGTAACGCTTGGTCGCCGTGCAGGTGGCTATGTGGAAATAACCGAAGGCCTCCAATCCGGCGCCCAAGTGGCAGCCAGTGGCAGCTTCACGCTCAAGTCCGAGCTCGGCAAGGCTAGTGCCGAGCACAGTCACTGATGCGAACTGACAGGATCATTCCACATGTTTGAACGTCTCATAAGATTCGCCATTGAGCAGCGCATCGTTGTAATGATAGCCGTGCTGATCATGGCCGGTATCGGTGTCTACAGCTATCAAAAGCTGCCTATTGATGCAGTACCAGATATTACCAACGTACAGGTTCAGGTCAACACTGCTGCTCCTGGTTACTCTCCGTTGGAAACCGAACAGCGAATTACCTTTCCAGTTGAAACGGCAATGGCTGGCTTGCCGGGCCTTCAGCAGACTCGTTCCCTTTCTCGCTCTGGACTATCTCAGGTCACCGTCATTTTTGAAGACGGCACCGACATCTTCTTCGCTAGGCAACAGGTCAACGAGCGACTGCAGGTAGCGAAGGAGCAGTTGCCGGATGGCGTAGACGCAGTGATGGGGCCTGTATCAACGGGTCTCGGCGAGATCTTCCTGTGGACTGTCGAGACTGAGAAAGGCGCTGTCAAAGAGGATGGTACGGCCTATACACCAACTGATTTGCGCGTGATCCAGGATTGGATAATCAAGCCACAATTGCGCAACGTCCGGGGTGTGGCCGAGATCAACACCATTGGTGGCTATGCCAAGCAGTACCTGATTGCTCCGGATCCGAAACGTCTGGCCACTTACAAGCTGACTCTTAATGATCTGGTCGCTGCCTTGGAAAGCAACAACGCCAACGTTGGCGCCGGTTACGTCGAGCGCAGCGGTGAGCAGTTGCTCATCCGCGCACCCGGCCAGGTAGGCAGTATCGAAGATATCGCCAATATTGTGATTACCAGTGTCGATGGCGTGCCGATTCGAGTCAGCAATGTCGCTGAAGTCAGCATCGGGAAAGAGCTCCGCTCTGGAGCTGCTACTGAGAACGGTCGAGAGGTTGTATTGGGTACGGTGTTCATGCTGATCGGCGAAAACAGCCGGACAGTATCTCAAGCTGTTGCAGCCAAACTGGCTGACATTAACCGTACCCTACCCAAGGGCGTTGTTGCCGTTACCGTCTACGACCGTACCAATTTGGTTGAAAAAGCCATATCGACAGTGAAGAAGAACCTGATTGAAGGGGCGATTCTTGTAATCGTTATCTTGTTCCTGTTCCTCGGTAACATCCGTGCGGCACTGATCACTGCCATGGTGATCCCGTTGTCCATGTTGTTCACGTTTACAGGCATGTTCAACAACAAGGTCAGTGCCAACTTGATGAGCCTTGGCGCACTCGACTTTGGCATCATTGTTGATGGGGCGGTAGTGATTGTCGAGAACGCAATCAGGCGCCTGGCTCATGCACAAAACAAGCATGGGCGGATGCTCACCAAAGCCGAGCGCTTTCACGAGGTTTTTGCAGCTGCACGGGAAGCTCGCCGCCCCTTGATCTTCGGTCAGCTGATTATCATGGTTGTGTATTTGCCGATCTTTGCACTCACCGGTGTCGAAGGAAAAATGTTCCACCCCATGGCATTTACCGTGGTGATGGCACTTGTCGGCGCGATGATTCTCTCCGTAACCTTTGTTCCTGCGGCAATTGCCATGTTCGTCACAGGCAAGGTCAAGGAAGAAGAGGGGATGGTGATGCGTATTGCACGGCAGCGTTACGCTCCCGTTCTGCAGTGGGTGCTTAAGCATAGAAGCATCGCATTTTCCGCCGCCATAGCCTTGGTCGTTCTAAGTGGTGTGCTCGCGAGCCGAATGGGCAGTGAGTTCATTCCGAGTCTGAGTGAAGGGGATTTTGCGCTGCAGGCTTTACGAGTACCGGGGACTAGCTTGACTCAGTCCGTAGACATGCAGCAGCGCTTGGAAAAAGCCGTCATTGAGCAGGTGCCTGAGGTCGAGCGAATGTTTGCCCGTACCGGCACAGCGGAAATTGCTTCCGATCCAATGCCGCCGAATATCTCAGACGCTTACGTGATGCTGAAGCCGAAAGACCAGTGGCCAGATCCCAATCGATCGCGTGAAGAGCTAATTGCTGAAGTTCAGAAAGCTGCAGCAAGTGTGCCTGGCAGCAACTATGAGTTGTCCCAACCTATTCAACTGCGCTTCAACGAACTCATTTCGGGTGTCCGCAGTGACGTGGCCGTCAAGGTGTTCGGCGATGACATGGACGTTCTAAATCGAACAGCAGCGAAGATAGCCACTGCATTAAAGGGTGTCCAGGGGTCTTCGGAGGTGAAGGTAGAGCAGACTACAGGCCTGCCTGTACTTACCATCAATATTGATCGGGAGAAGGCAGCACGTTACAGCCTGAACATCGGCGCAGTGCAAGATGCGATTGCAATCGCAGTAGGTGGTCGTCAGGCCGGCACGCTTTATGAGGGCGATCGCCGCTTCGATATGGTGGTACGTCTATCTGAAACACTGCGTACAGATGTAGCGGGGTTGTCCGGCTTGCTGATTCCCGTGCCGCCGAATGCGGCACAAGGGGCGAATCAAATCGGCTTCATTCCGCTGTCCCAAGTGGCTAGCCTGGATCTGCAGCTAGGTCCGAACCAGATAAGCCGAGAGAACGGTAAGCGTGTTGTTGTGGTCAGCGCAAACGTTCGGGGGCGTGACCTTGGTTCGTTTGTTGAAGAAGCGAGCAGTGCTCTGGCAACCGGCGTGGAGATTCCCGCTGGCTACTGGACCACGTGGGGTGGTCAGTTCGAGCAACTGCAGTCAGCAGCCAAACGTCTGCAGGTAGTTGTTCCGGTAGCTTTGCTGTTGGTCATGACGTTGTTGTTCTTGATGTTCAACAACCTCAAGGATGGCATGCTGGTCTTCACCGGGATCCCATTCGCACTCACGGGTGGCGTAGTCGCGCTTTGGCTGCGGGATATCCCGCTGTCGATCTCGGCAGGGGTCGGATTCATTGCGCTTTCCGGTGTAGCTGTGTTGAACGGTTTGGTAATGATTTCCTTTATCCGCGGACTACGTGAGGAAGGGCGTACCCTACGTCACGCAGTTGATGAAGGCGCATTGACTCGATTACGGCCAGTGCTGATGACTGCCCTTGTTGCATCCCTGGGATTCATACCTATGGCACTGGCAACCGGTACCGGTGCAGAGGTTCAGCGGCCGCTGGCTACAGTCGTGATCGGCGGTATCTTGTCCTCCACCGCACTTACCTTGCTGGTGTTGCCTGCTCTGTATCAATGGGCACATCGCAAGGATGATGACGGCGATGAAGCAGAAAGCTGATAGCCGATAAACAAAAGCCCACAACAACAGTTGTGGGCTTTTTCGTTTTTATAGGGTCGATATTTCACCTTTCAAAATTGTAAGTTTTCCGTCATGCCGGTGATGCCTATGAATTGATAAGGTTGCATCCAGTGACATTGATATCGAGAGAAACTTATGAAAAAGCTTATTGTTGCAGCTGCACTTGTTTTTTGCTCTATGACTTCGCAAGCCACTACTTTTTCGGAGAAGAAGCAGATGGAATACATCCAGGAGCACCAAAGTGCCGTGGCTGCCTACGCGAAAAAAAATAACAAGCCTATGCCAGAGATTGTCGACTATAAATACGGCATGAAGATTGATGTAGAGAAATTCGTACGTCAATCCCAGGACCCTCGTACTTGCCAGATTTATTCACGATTGATGAGCTACGAAGACCCCCAGGGTGAACTCAAGACGATTCGCTATTCTGTATTCTCGCAATGCCCGAATAACAAAAGCTGAATTTTTTGAATGGCTAGGCATTTAATAAGCGCCAGGCAATGCCTGGCGTTTTTTAAGGCGCCTGGAGTGGTACTAGGCAAAAATTGTTGCACCGACGGTGCTACTCGCCCTCAAGCCTTAATACGTTATAGCTAATATACTTGGTTGGAACACCTGCATTCAGAACGATCGAGTTCATAACATCTGGTTGACCCTCCTGATGGCTAAGCAATAGTAACTTTCCCTAGATTAACCTGATCGCAGCTTGCTCAGAGTGAGCTTTTGGTACTTAACCTTTTGAATATTTTGATATTAAGACGGCTAAAATTGGCGAGGCCGAATGATTGGGGCAGTGTATTTCTAAGACTTCGACCTGTGGAGTAAATTGGAAGCTTGTGGTATGTGGGAAATCCTAGAAGCGTACAATTGTGATTCCAGTCTCTCTGCACTAACTAATCTCTG
The Pseudomonas poae DNA segment above includes these coding regions:
- a CDS encoding DUF2790 domain-containing protein; this translates as MKKLIVAAALVFCSMTSQATTFSEKKQMEYIQEHQSAVAAYAKKNNKPMPEIVDYKYGMKIDVEKFVRQSQDPRTCQIYSRLMSYEDPQGELKTIRYSVFSQCPNNKS
- a CDS encoding CusA/CzcA family heavy metal efflux RND transporter encodes the protein MFERLIRFAIEQRIVVMIAVLIMAGIGVYSYQKLPIDAVPDITNVQVQVNTAAPGYSPLETEQRITFPVETAMAGLPGLQQTRSLSRSGLSQVTVIFEDGTDIFFARQQVNERLQVAKEQLPDGVDAVMGPVSTGLGEIFLWTVETEKGAVKEDGTAYTPTDLRVIQDWIIKPQLRNVRGVAEINTIGGYAKQYLIAPDPKRLATYKLTLNDLVAALESNNANVGAGYVERSGEQLLIRAPGQVGSIEDIANIVITSVDGVPIRVSNVAEVSIGKELRSGAATENGREVVLGTVFMLIGENSRTVSQAVAAKLADINRTLPKGVVAVTVYDRTNLVEKAISTVKKNLIEGAILVIVILFLFLGNIRAALITAMVIPLSMLFTFTGMFNNKVSANLMSLGALDFGIIVDGAVVIVENAIRRLAHAQNKHGRMLTKAERFHEVFAAAREARRPLIFGQLIIMVVYLPIFALTGVEGKMFHPMAFTVVMALVGAMILSVTFVPAAIAMFVTGKVKEEEGMVMRIARQRYAPVLQWVLKHRSIAFSAAIALVVLSGVLASRMGSEFIPSLSEGDFALQALRVPGTSLTQSVDMQQRLEKAVIEQVPEVERMFARTGTAEIASDPMPPNISDAYVMLKPKDQWPDPNRSREELIAEVQKAAASVPGSNYELSQPIQLRFNELISGVRSDVAVKVFGDDMDVLNRTAAKIATALKGVQGSSEVKVEQTTGLPVLTINIDREKAARYSLNIGAVQDAIAIAVGGRQAGTLYEGDRRFDMVVRLSETLRTDVAGLSGLLIPVPPNAAQGANQIGFIPLSQVASLDLQLGPNQISRENGKRVVVVSANVRGRDLGSFVEEASSALATGVEIPAGYWTTWGGQFEQLQSAAKRLQVVVPVALLLVMTLLFLMFNNLKDGMLVFTGIPFALTGGVVALWLRDIPLSISAGVGFIALSGVAVLNGLVMISFIRGLREEGRTLRHAVDEGALTRLRPVLMTALVASLGFIPMALATGTGAEVQRPLATVVIGGILSSTALTLLVLPALYQWAHRKDDDGDEAES